The following are from one region of the Mesorhizobium sp. B2-8-5 genome:
- a CDS encoding CaiB/BaiF CoA transferase family protein: MSDAARPLEGLFVVSIEQAVAAPLCTVRLADAGARVVKIERPEGETARHYDSTVEGMSAYFVWLNRGKQSVALDLKAEEDLALLHRMVARADVLVQNLAPGAIDRLGLSCDLIARKFPRLIAVNIVGYGQDTPYASMRAYDMLVQAESGICAVTGTAETPCKIGVSAADIATGMNAHAAILEALLARGKTGRGRSVEIAMFDGMADWMAVPLLHNEYAGRETGRYGLAHASIYPYRPYACRDGAVVVSIQQNSEWKRFCEVVLRRQDLFADERFATNAWRVANRAALDAEIEPLFAAIDCEEAIRRLDEARIAWGRVSEMRDLSRHRALRRMEVELPDGKRIAVPMPAGRPEGLGKTPVVPALGADSDRIRSEFTV; encoded by the coding sequence ATGTCTGACGCCGCCCGCCCGCTCGAGGGCCTGTTCGTCGTTTCGATCGAGCAGGCGGTCGCCGCTCCCTTATGCACGGTCCGCCTCGCCGATGCCGGTGCCCGCGTCGTGAAGATCGAACGCCCCGAAGGCGAGACCGCGCGCCACTACGATTCCACCGTCGAAGGTATGTCGGCCTATTTTGTCTGGCTGAACCGCGGCAAGCAGAGCGTGGCGCTCGACCTCAAGGCTGAGGAAGACCTCGCTTTGTTGCACCGGATGGTCGCCCGGGCGGATGTCCTCGTGCAGAACCTCGCACCGGGCGCGATCGACAGGCTCGGTCTCTCCTGCGATTTGATTGCACGGAAGTTTCCCCGGCTGATCGCCGTCAACATCGTCGGCTACGGGCAGGACACACCCTACGCGTCGATGCGCGCCTACGACATGCTGGTGCAGGCGGAAAGCGGCATCTGCGCGGTGACCGGCACCGCCGAGACGCCTTGCAAGATCGGCGTGTCGGCCGCCGACATCGCGACAGGAATGAACGCGCACGCGGCGATACTTGAGGCGCTGCTGGCGCGCGGCAAGACGGGCCGCGGCCGCAGCGTCGAGATCGCCATGTTTGATGGCATGGCCGACTGGATGGCGGTGCCGCTGCTGCATAACGAATATGCCGGACGCGAGACCGGCCGCTACGGGCTGGCGCATGCCTCGATCTATCCCTACCGACCCTATGCCTGCCGCGATGGCGCCGTGGTGGTCTCTATCCAGCAGAACAGCGAATGGAAGCGCTTCTGCGAGGTGGTGCTGCGGAGGCAGGATCTGTTTGCCGACGAACGCTTCGCCACCAATGCCTGGCGGGTGGCCAATCGCGCCGCGCTGGATGCCGAGATCGAACCGCTTTTCGCGGCGATCGACTGCGAGGAAGCCATTCGACGCCTTGACGAGGCCCGGATCGCCTGGGGCCGGGTCAGCGAGATGCGCGACCTTTCGCGCCACAGGGCCTTGCGCCGGATGGAGGTCGAGTTGCCGGACGGCAAACGGATCGCCGTGCCGATGCCCGCAGGCCGCCCCGAAGGCCTCGGCAAAACCCCTGTGGTTCCCGCCCTTGGCGCCGACTCCGATCGGATCCGGTCCGAATTCACGGTGTGA
- a CDS encoding acyl-CoA dehydrogenase family protein produces MEHYQDIREAVAKLCARFPGEYWRALDRDMAYPREFVEALTEAGWLSILIPEEYGGSGLPLSAAAAVLEEIQRAGCNGGACHAQMYTMGTLLRHGSAAQKQRYLPKIATGELRLQAFGVTEPTSGTDTGALKTTARLDGDHFVVKGQKIWTSRAEHSDLMLLLARTAPLTDGMRKTDGLSVLIVDMGQALGNGLTIRPIRTMMNHATTEIFFDDLRVPAENLIGEEGKGFRYILSGMNAERILIASECVGDAKWFIDKASAYAKERHVFGRAIGQNQGIQFPIARAYANMRAAELMVREALALYEAGKNPGAEANMAKMLAADASNEAANACIQTHGGFGFAEEYDVERKFRETRLYQVAPISTNLILSFLSEHVLGLPRSY; encoded by the coding sequence ATGGAACACTATCAGGACATTCGGGAAGCTGTCGCAAAGCTCTGTGCGCGCTTTCCCGGCGAGTATTGGCGCGCCCTCGACAGGGATATGGCCTACCCCCGCGAATTCGTCGAAGCCCTGACAGAAGCGGGCTGGCTCTCGATCCTGATCCCCGAGGAGTATGGCGGCTCCGGCCTGCCGCTTTCGGCCGCCGCTGCCGTGCTCGAGGAGATTCAGCGCGCCGGCTGCAACGGCGGCGCCTGCCATGCGCAGATGTACACGATGGGCACGCTGCTTCGCCACGGCTCGGCGGCACAGAAGCAGCGCTATTTGCCGAAGATCGCCACCGGGGAATTGCGCCTGCAGGCATTCGGCGTCACGGAACCGACCAGTGGCACCGACACCGGCGCGCTGAAGACCACCGCCCGGCTCGACGGCGACCATTTCGTGGTCAAGGGCCAGAAGATCTGGACCAGCCGCGCCGAACATTCCGATCTGATGCTGCTTCTGGCGCGCACCGCGCCGCTGACCGATGGCATGAGGAAGACCGACGGACTTTCCGTCTTGATCGTCGACATGGGCCAGGCGCTTGGCAACGGCCTAACCATCCGGCCGATCCGCACGATGATGAACCATGCCACCACCGAGATCTTCTTCGACGACTTGCGCGTGCCGGCCGAAAACCTGATCGGCGAAGAGGGCAAGGGCTTCCGTTACATCCTGTCCGGCATGAATGCCGAGCGAATCCTGATCGCTTCCGAATGCGTCGGCGATGCCAAATGGTTCATCGACAAGGCAAGCGCCTATGCCAAGGAACGGCATGTGTTCGGCCGCGCGATCGGCCAGAACCAGGGCATCCAGTTTCCCATCGCCAGAGCCTACGCCAACATGCGCGCCGCAGAACTTATGGTGCGAGAGGCGCTGGCCCTTTACGAGGCCGGCAAGAACCCCGGCGCCGAGGCGAATATGGCCAAGATGCTGGCGGCGGATGCCTCCAACGAGGCCGCCAATGCCTGCATCCAGACGCATGGCGGATTCGGCTTCGCCGAGGAATACGACGTCGAGCGCAAGTTCCGCGAGACGCGTCTCTATCAGGTAGCGCCGATCTCCACCAACCTCATCCTGTCGTTCCTGTCCGAGCACGTCCTCGGACTGCCGCGTTCTTATTAG
- a CDS encoding NAD(P)-dependent alcohol dehydrogenase — protein sequence MKAARLYEYDPKMNVKLKIEDVAAPTITAPDEVIVRVGAAGLCRTDLHIIEGVWKPTMDPDGSLLPYIMGHENAGWVEEVGSGVRSVKRGDAVICHPFRSCGICLNCRHGEDMYCDNGQFPGLGMNGGFAEYFITSERSLIKLNANVTPIEVAPLADAGITAYRAAKRAAKLLRPGSYCVLLGIGGLGHIALQSLHAISGSRIIAVDREPAARVLAKDLGADFVLDGGPNVVEEVKAITGGGAHVVIDFVGELGVENICWKMVRKGGQLFVVGYGGAINVPTAYLVIEEINIGGSLVGNFTELVELMELNADGKVKMHYTEYNLASINTALDDFKNRRFTGRGVIVP from the coding sequence ATGAAAGCTGCCAGACTCTACGAATACGATCCGAAAATGAACGTGAAGCTCAAGATCGAGGATGTCGCCGCGCCGACGATTACCGCACCGGATGAGGTGATCGTGCGCGTCGGCGCCGCCGGGCTGTGCCGCACCGACCTCCATATCATCGAAGGGGTGTGGAAGCCGACGATGGATCCCGACGGCAGCCTGCTGCCCTACATCATGGGGCACGAGAATGCCGGCTGGGTCGAGGAGGTCGGCAGCGGCGTCAGGTCGGTCAAGCGTGGCGACGCCGTGATCTGCCATCCGTTCCGCTCCTGCGGCATCTGCCTCAACTGCCGGCACGGCGAGGACATGTACTGCGACAACGGCCAGTTCCCCGGCCTCGGCATGAATGGCGGCTTCGCCGAGTATTTCATCACCAGCGAGCGCTCGCTGATCAAGCTCAACGCCAACGTCACGCCGATCGAGGTGGCGCCGCTGGCCGATGCCGGCATCACCGCCTACCGGGCCGCCAAGCGAGCGGCGAAGCTCCTGCGTCCGGGGAGCTACTGCGTCCTGCTCGGCATCGGCGGGCTGGGCCACATCGCGTTGCAGTCGCTGCATGCGATTTCAGGCTCCCGCATCATCGCCGTCGATCGCGAGCCGGCAGCGCGCGTGCTGGCCAAGGATCTCGGCGCCGACTTCGTGCTCGACGGCGGGCCGAACGTCGTCGAGGAGGTCAAGGCGATCACCGGCGGCGGCGCCCATGTGGTTATCGACTTCGTCGGCGAGCTGGGCGTCGAGAATATCTGCTGGAAGATGGTCCGCAAGGGCGGCCAGTTGTTCGTCGTGGGTTACGGCGGCGCCATCAATGTGCCGACCGCGTATCTGGTTATCGAGGAGATCAACATCGGCGGCAGCCTGGTCGGCAACTTCACCGAGCTTGTCGAGCTGATGGAGCTCAACGCCGACGGCAAGGTGAAGATGCACTACACCGAGTACAACCTCGCCAGCATCAACACCGCGCTCGACGACTTCAAGAACCGGCGGTTCACCGGCCGCGGCGTCATCGTTCCCTGA
- a CDS encoding aldehyde dehydrogenase, producing the protein MPLVSFQNTVDGRLQSSADTFESYDPFTGRPWALIPRGGKAEVDAAVASARSAFRSKDWAGITPTARGKLLVRVSELIAENAERIAAIETRDNGKLITEMTAQLRYIPEWYRYFGGLADKIEGSVLPIDKAGMFAFTRHEPLGVIAAIVPWNSPLLLLTWKLAPLLAAGNTVVIKPSEHASASTLEFVKLFALAGFPPGVVNTVTGMPQEVGVPLVSHPDVAKIAFTGGEPGGLAVYRAAAEGLKTVTLELGGKSANIVFGDANLESAVNGAISGIFAASGQTCIAGSRLLVQRKIHDRFVENVITLAASARMGNPALPETQVGPITTQSQREKVLSYLGIARREGALCVLGGGKPASDQLAEGWFVEPTIFTGVNNSMRIAREEVFGPILSVIPFDDEEEAFAIANDSPYGLAAGLWTSDMGRALRGAAAMEAGMVWINSYRAVSYMAPFGGYKRSGIGRESGQGAIDAYLQTKTVWMDTVGKTANPFVIR; encoded by the coding sequence ATGCCGCTGGTCAGCTTCCAGAACACGGTCGACGGTCGGCTGCAATCGAGCGCCGACACGTTCGAGAGCTATGACCCCTTCACCGGCAGGCCGTGGGCACTGATCCCGCGCGGCGGCAAGGCCGAAGTGGATGCAGCCGTGGCCTCTGCCAGGTCGGCTTTCCGGTCGAAGGACTGGGCCGGCATCACGCCGACCGCGCGCGGCAAGCTCCTGGTGCGGGTGTCAGAGCTGATCGCCGAGAACGCTGAGCGCATCGCCGCGATCGAGACCCGCGACAATGGCAAGCTGATCACCGAGATGACGGCGCAGCTGCGCTACATCCCCGAATGGTACCGCTATTTCGGTGGCCTCGCCGACAAGATCGAAGGGTCGGTGTTGCCGATCGACAAGGCCGGCATGTTCGCCTTCACCCGCCACGAGCCGCTCGGCGTCATCGCTGCGATCGTGCCATGGAATTCGCCGCTGCTGCTCTTGACCTGGAAGCTTGCGCCGCTGCTCGCGGCGGGCAACACCGTAGTCATCAAGCCCTCGGAACACGCCTCGGCCTCGACGCTCGAATTCGTAAAGCTGTTCGCGCTGGCCGGATTTCCGCCGGGTGTCGTAAACACCGTCACCGGCATGCCGCAGGAGGTCGGCGTGCCGCTGGTCTCCCATCCCGACGTTGCCAAGATCGCCTTCACGGGTGGTGAGCCGGGCGGGCTCGCTGTCTACCGCGCAGCCGCGGAGGGGTTGAAGACGGTGACGCTGGAGCTCGGCGGCAAGTCGGCCAACATCGTCTTCGGCGACGCCAATCTGGAAAGCGCTGTCAACGGCGCGATCTCCGGCATTTTCGCGGCCAGCGGCCAGACCTGCATCGCGGGCTCACGCCTGCTCGTCCAGCGCAAGATCCATGACCGGTTCGTGGAGAACGTGATCACGCTGGCGGCCAGCGCCCGAATGGGCAACCCGGCGCTGCCGGAGACACAAGTCGGGCCCATCACCACGCAGTCCCAGCGTGAGAAGGTGCTTTCCTATCTCGGGATCGCGCGGCGCGAGGGTGCGTTGTGCGTGCTGGGCGGCGGAAAGCCTGCGTCGGACCAATTGGCGGAGGGCTGGTTCGTCGAGCCCACCATCTTTACCGGCGTGAACAACTCAATGCGCATCGCGCGCGAAGAAGTGTTCGGACCAATCCTTTCGGTCATTCCTTTCGACGACGAGGAAGAGGCATTCGCCATTGCCAACGACAGTCCGTACGGGCTGGCGGCGGGGCTGTGGACGAGCGACATGGGCAGAGCGCTGCGAGGCGCGGCGGCGATGGAAGCGGGCATGGTCTGGATCAATTCATACCGCGCGGTCTCCTATATGGCGCCCTTCGGCGGCTACAAGAGAAGCGGTATAGGCCGCGAGAGCGGGCAGGGGGCGATCGATGCCTATCTTCAGACCAAGACGGTATGGATGGACACGGTCGGCAAGACCGCCAACCCGTTCGTGATCCGCTAA
- a CDS encoding thiamine pyrophosphate-dependent enzyme, whose product MTLPTMDRRVAVKRLLDARDGALVVTGLGSPSYDVHAAGDRDDNYYLWGAMGGAALVGLGLAQAQPQRRVMVITGDGEQLMAFGSLATISVARPKKLDLIILDNQHFGETGMQSSHTGRGIGFDKVAAACGFAEVAELRSLEEVDALCEKLRRPAEGPRLFVLKITAENLPRSLPPRDAVAVKNRFRAHLGFATC is encoded by the coding sequence ATGACATTGCCGACGATGGATCGCCGAGTGGCGGTGAAGAGGCTGCTCGACGCACGCGACGGCGCCCTGGTCGTGACCGGGCTCGGCTCGCCGAGCTATGACGTGCATGCCGCCGGCGACCGGGACGACAATTACTATCTCTGGGGCGCAATGGGCGGCGCGGCATTGGTCGGCCTCGGGCTTGCCCAGGCGCAACCGCAGAGGCGGGTGATGGTCATCACCGGAGACGGCGAGCAGTTGATGGCCTTCGGATCGCTGGCGACGATTTCGGTGGCGCGCCCCAAAAAACTCGACCTGATCATTCTGGACAACCAGCATTTCGGCGAGACCGGCATGCAATCCAGCCATACCGGCCGCGGCATCGGCTTCGACAAGGTCGCCGCCGCCTGCGGTTTCGCGGAGGTGGCCGAACTGCGTTCGTTGGAGGAGGTCGACGCGCTCTGCGAAAAGCTGCGCCGCCCTGCAGAGGGGCCTCGCTTGTTCGTGCTGAAAATCACCGCGGAGAACTTGCCGCGCTCGCTGCCGCCGCGCGACGCCGTCGCGGTCAAGAACCGCTTTCGCGCCCATCTGGGCTTTGCCACCTGTTGA
- a CDS encoding LysR substrate-binding domain-containing protein produces MELSQLRTLIHVAELGSLSKAADRLHIAQPALSRQVRMLEEELGFALFLRHGRGMVLSEQGKEVLAHAVRVLAEIDEIRATATPADAPLTGEVAIGLPPTVADIISLPLAAAFGKAHPKAKLRLVSAYTGYLLDWLHRGEIDVAVLYDPRMARSLRTRTLLLENLFLIGPPAAGFSTVRAMPFTSLAGKRLLLPSVKHGLRIIVERCAAETGITLDVGVEADTYSVLKDLVRNGHGWTILPLAPIHADVAAGLLTAAPLIDPVPVRRLILAYPADRPASRLARFAGQAIEDTARDLVERAVWVGQLLGSAP; encoded by the coding sequence ATGGAGCTATCGCAGCTGCGCACCCTGATCCATGTCGCCGAGCTCGGCAGCCTCAGCAAGGCCGCCGACCGGCTGCACATCGCGCAGCCGGCGCTGAGCCGCCAGGTACGCATGCTGGAGGAGGAGTTGGGCTTTGCCCTGTTCCTGCGTCATGGGCGCGGCATGGTGCTGTCCGAACAAGGCAAGGAGGTGCTGGCTCACGCCGTGCGCGTCCTCGCCGAGATCGACGAGATCCGCGCGACCGCCACGCCCGCCGATGCGCCGCTCACAGGCGAGGTTGCCATCGGCTTGCCGCCCACGGTGGCCGACATCATCTCGCTGCCGCTGGCAGCGGCTTTCGGCAAAGCCCATCCCAAGGCGAAGCTCAGGCTTGTCAGCGCCTATACCGGCTATTTGCTCGATTGGCTGCATCGGGGCGAAATAGACGTCGCGGTGCTCTACGATCCGCGCATGGCGAGATCGCTTCGCACGCGCACGCTGCTGCTGGAAAACCTCTTTCTGATCGGCCCGCCCGCCGCCGGCTTCTCGACCGTGCGCGCCATGCCGTTCACCTCGCTCGCCGGGAAAAGACTGTTGCTGCCGAGCGTGAAGCACGGGCTGCGCATCATCGTCGAACGCTGCGCCGCCGAGACCGGCATCACGCTCGATGTCGGCGTCGAGGCGGATACCTATTCGGTGCTGAAGGACCTCGTGCGCAACGGCCATGGCTGGACGATTCTGCCGCTCGCGCCCATCCATGCCGATGTCGCCGCCGGCCTGCTCACGGCCGCGCCGTTGATCGATCCCGTGCCCGTGCGCCGCCTCATTCTTGCCTATCCGGCCGACCGGCCGGCCTCGCGGCTGGCGCGCTTTGCCGGCCAGGCGATAGAGGATACCGCCCGGGATCTTGTCGAGCGGGCCGTGTGGGTCGGCCAGCTTCTCGGTTCGGCGCCGTAA
- a CDS encoding NAD(P)H-dependent oxidoreductase, whose amino-acid sequence MNVLLVYAHPEPKSFNGAMKDLAFATLTRAGHSVVLSDLYAMDFRPVAGPGDMTGERNDPDFFSLQREQTAAYETGRLAGDINAEVEKLKRADFVIFQFPVWWFGMPAMLKGWADRVFARGFAYLPGRKYDTGMFKGKLAMVAATTGTSADTYAPDGIDGDILTVLWPIHNGLLRYAGFDVLPPFVAYMPGRVGDDGRKAYLEAYRKRLEDIDETPRLFFHPAEDYGKNERLKPGVLARSGVQRNV is encoded by the coding sequence GTGAACGTCCTCCTCGTCTATGCACATCCGGAACCGAAGTCCTTCAACGGCGCCATGAAGGATCTCGCCTTCGCGACCCTGACGCGGGCTGGCCACAGTGTGGTGCTCAGCGACCTTTATGCAATGGACTTCAGACCGGTTGCCGGGCCAGGCGACATGACTGGCGAGCGCAACGATCCGGATTTCTTCAGCCTGCAGCGCGAGCAGACCGCCGCCTATGAGACGGGTCGGCTGGCGGGTGACATCAATGCCGAGGTCGAAAAGCTGAAACGGGCGGACTTCGTGATCTTCCAGTTTCCCGTCTGGTGGTTCGGAATGCCAGCGATGCTCAAGGGCTGGGCCGACCGGGTTTTCGCGCGTGGCTTTGCCTATTTGCCGGGCCGCAAATACGACACCGGCATGTTCAAGGGGAAGCTCGCCATGGTGGCCGCCACTACGGGCACCTCGGCCGACACCTATGCGCCCGACGGTATCGACGGCGACATCCTCACGGTGTTGTGGCCGATCCACAACGGCTTGCTTCGCTATGCCGGCTTCGATGTGCTGCCGCCTTTCGTCGCCTACATGCCTGGCCGCGTCGGCGACGACGGCCGCAAGGCCTATCTGGAGGCCTATCGCAAAAGGCTCGAGGACATCGACGAAACGCCGCGCCTGTTCTTCCACCCGGCTGAAGATTACGGCAAGAACGAGCGGCTCAAGCCCGGCGTGCTCGCCCGCTCTGGAGTGCAGCGTAATGTCTGA
- a CDS encoding IS5 family transposase (programmed frameshift) codes for MNCDALRDDQWDRIKGFVPGGRKGKRGPRADNRKFLDALLWMARSGGRWRDLPERLGDYRSVKRRYYRWIEMGVLDDMLAALAREADLEWLMIDSTIVRAHQHAAGARKVKGGPDAQGLGRSRGGLSTKIHAATEALGLPLRLIGTPGQRNDIAFAHDLINGIDAHATIADKGYDADHLADSIAQGGAEVVIPPKRNRKVQRPYDRDLYKERNRIEHFFSKLKQFRRVATRYDKLLANFMGFVKLAAIAIWLK; via the exons ATGAACTGCGACGCGCTTCGGGACGACCAGTGGGACCGGATCAAGGGCTTTGTTCCGGGCGGCAGAAAGGGCAAGCGTGGCCCGCGTGCCGACAACCGGAAATTCCTCGACGCGTTGTTGTGGATGGCGCGGTCAGGCGGGCGCTGGCGCGACCTGCCGGAGCGGCTCGGGGATTACCGGTCGGTGAAGCGCCGCTACTATCGCTGGATCGAGATGGGCGTGCTGGACGACATGCTGGCCGCACTCGCCCGCGAAGCTGATCTCGAATGGCTGATGATCGACTCAACGATCGTGCGGGCGCACCAGCACGCCGCCGGGGCACGCAAGGTCAAAGGGGGGC CGGATGCCCAGGGCCTGGGCCGGTCTCGCGGCGGCCTAAGCACCAAAATCCACGCGGCTACCGAGGCGCTCGGCCTTCCCCTGCGCCTGATCGGCACGCCCGGCCAGCGTAACGACATCGCCTTTGCCCACGACCTGATCAACGGTATCGACGCCCATGCCACCATCGCCGACAAGGGATACGACGCCGATCACCTCGCCGATAGCATCGCGCAAGGGGGCGCCGAGGTCGTCATCCCGCCCAAGCGCAACCGCAAGGTCCAGCGACCCTACGACCGTGATCTCTACAAGGAGCGAAATCGAATCGAACACTTCTTCAGCAAGCTCAAGCAGTTCAGGCGCGTCGCAACCCGATACGACAAACTGCTCGCCAACTTCATGGGCTTCGTCAAACTCGCCGCTATCGCCATCTGGCTCAAATAG
- a CDS encoding thiamine pyrophosphate-binding protein, with amino-acid sequence MTASSLQAKHPEAVVSAALPAASETQWPDQVYDALKAAGINQMSYVPDAGHTTLIRRFSADPEVVTNVLTTEEEGIAIAAGCWLGGKRSVVLMQSSGVGNCINMLSLPVQARFPLLVLVTMRGEWAEFNPWQVPMGQATETSLRAIGLRVLRAETGPDLVDTVAQAAAMAFDADQQIAVLIGQRLLGKKKW; translated from the coding sequence GTGACGGCGAGCAGCCTACAAGCGAAACACCCGGAGGCGGTTGTCTCTGCGGCTCTTCCGGCGGCATCTGAAACGCAGTGGCCGGATCAGGTCTATGACGCACTCAAGGCCGCCGGCATCAACCAGATGTCCTATGTGCCGGATGCCGGCCATACCACACTGATCCGCCGCTTCAGCGCCGATCCCGAGGTCGTCACCAACGTGCTGACGACGGAGGAGGAGGGCATAGCCATCGCCGCCGGCTGCTGGCTCGGCGGCAAGCGCAGCGTCGTGCTGATGCAATCCTCCGGCGTCGGCAATTGCATCAACATGCTGTCGCTGCCGGTGCAGGCGCGCTTTCCCTTGCTTGTCCTGGTGACGATGCGCGGCGAGTGGGCCGAGTTCAATCCATGGCAGGTGCCAATGGGGCAGGCGACCGAGACTTCACTGAGGGCGATCGGCCTCAGAGTGCTGCGGGCAGAGACCGGCCCCGACCTGGTGGACACCGTGGCGCAGGCGGCCGCGATGGCCTTCGATGCCGACCAGCAGATCGCCGTGCTCATCGGACAGCGCCTGCTTGGCAAGAAGAAGTGGTGA
- a CDS encoding sigma-54-dependent Fis family transcriptional regulator encodes MLVLADSDGVLIEAIGDKKTLHDGMDIHLAIGGKWNEGAVGTNGIGTALWTGEPIFVHAAEHFCAGIKGWTCAGAPIRDPLDGKIVGVVDLSGYSPIFRPHNTALVAATARQIEKALAEQQQEQRTRLLEAFISSAPGYRGKDGLVIVDHRGRAIFCNNVPNGDTAEMTDGPMEPGRGRWLMNLPASGSDNDLAKALPAHLRSCHITPLKLDGNLSGAALVFPAAPIVSGVAAINREADKRLQAATSMIVGESEKVLAAVDVASRVARSSGVTSLLIEGETGVGKELFARLVHAGSQRSDTDPFVALNCGAITRELFGSELFGHVAGAFTGASRDGKAGVFEQANGGVLSLDEIGELPLEIQPFLLRVLEERVVHRIGDSRGRPVDVRLVASTNRDLKQEVAAGRFRSDLYYRIGAVSIRVPALRERGEDVLLLVEHFNRQIAAKAGNDPLQFSTQALDALLAYRWPGNVRELKNMMERLHILARDSGIDLQDLPSEITTGHGSGTMQSDNPAAMLEAPVCTFEDAERQAIRNALAAEGGNLSKVALRLGISRPTLYRKLEQYGIRRGFV; translated from the coding sequence ATGCTGGTGCTCGCCGACAGCGACGGCGTGCTGATCGAAGCCATCGGTGACAAGAAGACCCTGCATGATGGCATGGACATCCATCTCGCCATCGGCGGCAAATGGAACGAGGGCGCCGTCGGAACCAACGGCATCGGCACCGCGCTGTGGACCGGCGAACCGATCTTCGTCCACGCGGCCGAGCATTTCTGCGCTGGCATCAAAGGCTGGACCTGCGCCGGCGCACCGATCCGCGACCCGCTGGACGGGAAGATCGTCGGCGTCGTCGACCTGTCGGGCTATTCGCCGATCTTCCGTCCCCACAACACCGCGCTTGTCGCCGCCACTGCCAGGCAGATCGAAAAGGCGCTGGCCGAGCAGCAGCAGGAACAGCGCACCCGCCTGCTCGAAGCCTTCATTTCCTCCGCACCCGGTTACCGCGGAAAAGACGGGCTGGTGATCGTCGACCACCGTGGCCGAGCGATCTTCTGCAACAACGTGCCCAATGGCGATACAGCCGAGATGACGGACGGCCCGATGGAGCCGGGCCGCGGTCGCTGGCTCATGAACCTGCCGGCGTCCGGCTCCGACAACGATCTCGCCAAGGCACTCCCGGCGCATCTGAGGTCTTGCCACATCACGCCGCTGAAGCTGGACGGGAACCTAAGTGGGGCGGCCCTGGTGTTCCCGGCAGCGCCAATCGTTTCGGGCGTGGCGGCGATCAACCGCGAGGCGGACAAGCGGCTGCAGGCTGCGACGTCGATGATCGTCGGCGAGAGCGAGAAGGTGCTGGCCGCCGTCGACGTCGCTTCCCGCGTGGCCCGGTCGAGCGGTGTAACGTCGTTGCTGATAGAAGGCGAAACCGGCGTGGGCAAAGAGCTGTTTGCCCGGCTTGTCCATGCTGGCAGCCAGCGCAGCGACACCGATCCGTTTGTCGCGTTGAATTGCGGCGCCATCACCAGGGAGTTGTTTGGCAGCGAGTTGTTCGGCCATGTGGCCGGCGCCTTTACCGGTGCCTCACGTGACGGCAAGGCAGGCGTTTTCGAACAAGCCAATGGTGGCGTGCTCAGCCTCGACGAGATTGGTGAGTTGCCGCTCGAGATCCAGCCGTTCTTGCTGCGCGTGCTGGAAGAGCGTGTGGTTCATCGCATCGGCGACAGCAGGGGACGGCCGGTGGACGTCCGCCTGGTCGCCTCGACCAACCGCGATCTCAAGCAGGAAGTCGCGGCCGGGCGCTTCCGCAGCGATCTCTACTACCGCATTGGGGCCGTTTCGATCCGTGTCCCTGCCCTGCGCGAACGTGGCGAGGACGTGCTGTTGCTGGTCGAGCATTTCAACCGCCAGATTGCTGCCAAGGCAGGCAACGATCCGTTGCAATTTTCAACCCAAGCGCTCGACGCGCTGCTTGCCTACCGCTGGCCGGGCAACGTACGTGAACTGAAAAACATGATGGAGCGCCTGCATATTCTGGCGCGCGACAGCGGCATCGACCTCCAGGATCTCCCCTCGGAAATCACGACGGGCCACGGCAGCGGCACGATGCAAAGCGATAATCCCGCGGCCATGCTCGAGGCACCCGTTTGCACATTCGAGGATGCCGAGCGGCAGGCGATCAGGAACGCGCTTGCCGCAGAGGGCGGGAACTTGAGCAAAGTCGCCCTTAGGCTCGGCATTTCCCGGCCAACACTCTACCGCAAGCTCGAGCAGTACGGCATCCGACGCGGGTTCGTCTGA